The Crassaminicella indica genomic interval TATCATATCTTGGGTTTATAATTTCAATAACTTCTCCATTTTGATTTATACCTGTTGCAAATTTAGAAATCCCTAAATCTATTGCCAAAATATTACTTTTGTTGTTTTCTTTTTTGTTAACTTCATAAGACACAGAAATTAAATATTTGTTTCTAACTTTAATAATCCAAACCTCTCCATAATTTGTTGGTATTTCATTAACATCTACTTTTATTTCATAAAAACCTAATTTAATTCTATCTTCTTTTATTTTCACATATTGCTTAGGTGTTTTAAGTGGATAAAAATAATCTTTATCCTTATATCGAGGAAGTCTAGTTTTTTCTCCTCTACTTCTTTTTTTAACACAATTATCATAATCTACTGCTAGATCCATACAAACTGCATGAAGATATTTTGCATATACTTTTGCATAATCTGTATTTTGCTCACGTAGTAGCTTAATTTGACTTCTCTGTTCTGTCATTTTCATGTTTTTATTGTAACAAGTATAATATTCTTTTCTTTGAGCTAAATAAGTATTATAAAGGAGTTTACATAAAAAACTATCTCTTTCTATATCTGCTATTTGCTCTTTTGTAGGGTGTATTTGAATTTTTTTGCATAATACAATACTATTTTCATTTTTCTTCTTGAATCCCATCTTCAAAAATCTCCTTTACCACTTTTTTTATTTTCTTTTGCTTATAACCTCTACTACCATAAAGCCTAGCAGAAAAAACATGAACTATTGTCATTTTGAATACATTAATATCACCTCTGATATTATAACACCATAGATGTGCAAATCGTTCAATAGATTTTTATATATTTTTATCAACTGTTAAAGTCACCTTCTTTATTATTTAGTACATTTTAACATATCCATTATTTTTATAAAAGAATAAAGATCATATAAAGATTATTGGTAAAATAAAAGAAAAGTAGTCTAAAAGTTTTAGACAAGGAAATATTAGTATTAGAAAAAGATTTGAAATTGACGGAAATATAATAAGACAATATAATAAAAAATAGACATTTTAAGATAGTAGGTGAATTGATTGAAAAGAGAAGAGAGTGAAATTCGTTCAGATGTACTAACATTTTATGTAGATGAAGAACATTCAGGATTATCCTTAAAAGAGGTATTGTATGATCAGATGAGATTATCAAGTAGATTAGTAAGAAAGGCAAAAAGAAAGAAAAATATAAGGGTCAATGGCAATCGTATTTCATTTCATGCTATTTTACGAAGAGGAGATATTGTTGAAGTTATTATGGAAGAAGAACCAAATCAATTTGAGCCTGAAGATATACCAGTAGAAGTAGTATATGAAGATGTTGACTTACTTATTGTTAATAAACAGCCTGGAATTGTTGTACATCCTACAAGACGACATCCTACAGGTACTATGGCAAATGCTCTTATCAATTATATGATAAAGAAGGGTGAAAGCTTTAAAATAAGATTTGTAAACAGATTAGATAGAGATACTTCAGGACTTATTATAATTGCAAAAAATCCATATGCTCAACAAGAGCTGTCAAAGCAAATGCAGGAAAATAAGGTGGAAAAAATATATCTATCTGTAGTAAAGGGGGTTATCAAAGAGCATAAAGGAACTATTGATGAGCCTATTGGAAGACCCGACCCAGATAATATTCAAAGGAAGGTTTATGCTCAAGGGCAGCCATCTATTACGCATTATGAAGTGATTGATCGTTTAGATGATGCAACGGTGATTAGGGTAAAATTAGAAACAGGAAGAACTCATCAGATTCGTGTACATATGTCACATATTGGATATCCTTTGATTGGTGATGAGCTATATGGTTATGTAGATGAAAAACTTATAAAAAGACAAGCACTACACGCAGAAAAATTAATTTTTTATCAGCCGAGAACAAATGAACTGATAGAAGTAACAGCCCCTATACCAAAAGATATAAAACAGCTTATTGAGAAGTTAAGATAAAAGAATTGGGAGAAGTTTCCCAATTCTTTGTGCTTGAATAGATGAAAAAATATGAACTTTGACTTGTGTTAATATAATCAACAGCTAACAATTATAATACAAGAGGTGTATTGTTACCATGAATTTTAAAAAATATATATTGGATAAAAAATATTTAATTTTATTTTATATTATTTTAATGACTTTTATATCATTGGTAATATATTTAGATATAACCGTAAAGGTAAGTATTAATAATATATTGTATATAAATTTTGTTTCTATTGTTTTGCTTTTATTTTATTTGATAGGAGAATATTTAGTATATAAGAGGTATTATGAAGATATAAATTATATTTTAAAAAATAGAAAAGAAGATATAATAAATTGTTTACCTAATCCTAATAATTATGTACATAGCTTGTATAATGAACTTTTAATTAATATTTATAATCAGCAAAATGAAAAAATAGATAAATTACATGAAGAAAAAAAGGAAAATTTGGAATTCATGACTTCGTGGGTACATGAAATAAAAACTCCTATTTCAGTAAGTAGGCTTATTATAGAGAATAGCATGTCAAAATCTAAAGAAGAAATATTAGATAGTTTAGAAGAAGAAATAGATAAAATAGAAAATTATGTGGAACAAGCACTGTATTATTCAAGATTAGATGATTTTTCAAAGGATTATTTGATAAATGAAATAAATATAGAAAAAGTTGTAAAAGAAGTTATAAAAAAACATGCTAAGACATTTATAAATAAAAGGATTAAAATTAATATTGAAGATATAAATATGAGCGTAAATACTGATAAGAAATGGTTAATATTTATTATAAATCAAATTATAGATAATTCATTGAAGTATACAAGTGAAGATGGATATATAAAAATTAACATTGAAAAAGATGGAAAAGAAAAGAGGCTTGTGATTGAAGATAATGGAATAGGAATAAAAAAAGAAGATATATCAAGAATATTTGATAGAGGATTTACTGGATATAATGGGAGAAAGAGTTATAAGTCTACGGGAATGGGACTTTATTTATCAAAGAGATTAGCGATAAAATTGGGACATGATATAACTGTAGAGTCAAAATTTAAAGAATATACAAAAGTTATAATTCATTTTCCTAAGCTTATAGATTATTTTACTGTTACAAAATCGTAAGATTAATATTTTGTTTTGTAAGATAAATGAATTGTTAAAATCAAATAAATCGTATAAAATGTAAAAGTAGTTTATTTTGTAAAGGAGTGAAAATATGAGGAAATTTATTAGTTTTATACTTATATTTATTATAGGTATAAGTATTGTAGGCTGTGGAGAAAAAAAAGAAGAAGTATCTTTAAATGATTTAAAAGCTATGCCAGAATTTGAACTAAAAGATGTAAATGATAAAGATGTTAATAATGAAATATTTAAAGATAATAAGCTTACAATGGTAAATATTTGGGCAACTGGCTGAGGTGCGTGTATAGAAGAGATGCCTGAGGTTCAGGCATTATATACTGAGATGAAAGAGCAAGGAGTAAATGTAATAGGGATTGTTGCTGATGGTATTGATAATGAAATAGTTGTATTAGACGTTTTAAGAAAAAGTGATGTGACATTTAAAAATATTATACCAAATGATAAATTTGTAGATGATTTTTTAAATAAAATAAATGCAGTGCCGACAACTATATTTGTAAATAGCAATGGTGAAATAATTGGTGAACCAGTAATTGGATCAAGGGATAAAGAAGGATATAAAGAAATAATAGAAGAAGCTTTAAAAAACGTAAAATAGGTGAATGATATGAAAAACAGAATAAGAGAGATGATATTTATTGTAGGAGCTATTTTTATTGGAGTAGGTATATATAGAGGGGAAGTAGGAAGGGTATTTATAAAAGCGATAAATATATGCTTGGAGTGTATAGGGATTGGTTAAGATGAAAAGAAGATTAGTTCAGATAATGACTAGTATAGGGATAAATGGTTATTTTAAAGGTTTTTTAAAAGGAAGTATTTACAAAGGAGATTTGAAAAAAATATGTGTACCGGGACTTAATTGCTATTCTTGTCCAGGAGCGTTAGGATCATGTCCTATAGGGTCATTACAAGCGATTATATCTGATATAAAATATAAATTTTCATTTTATGTAGTTGGTTTTCTTATGTTAATAGGAGGCTTATTGGGGAGATTTGTATGCGGATGGTTGTGCCCTTTTGGTTTTATTGAGGAATTACTTTATAAGATACCTTCTCCAAAATTTAAGGTTAGTAAAAATCTTCAAAAATTGAAATATTTAAAGTATGTAATATTGATTGTATTTGTAATTTTATTACCTATGCTTTGGGTTGATGATATAGGTATAGGATCTCCAACATTTTGTAAATATATATGTCCTGTTGGAACTATTGAAGGGGGAATACCTCTCGTTATTTTAAATGAATCATTAAGATCAGCAGTTGGTTTTTTATTTGCGTGGAAGTTAACATTATTAATTGTAATTGTCATATTGTCTATAGTGGTGTTTAGACCATTTTGTAGATTTATATGTCCGTTAGGTGCGATATATTCATTATTTAATCCTATTAGTATATATAGATTGAATATAGATTTGAATAAGTGTACACAGTGCGGAGCTTGTAGTAAAAAATGCAAGTTAGATATTGAAGTTTATAAAAATCCAAATAGCTTAGAATGTATAAGATGTGGGGAATGTATCGATAGTTGTCCTCATAATGCAATAAAAAGTCAATTTAGTTTAAAGAATAGATAAGGGGTCTCGTTTGAGCTCCTTTTTTTTATATATAAAAGGTGACAAAATTGTAAGCTGTATATGATATTTTGTTAGTTAAATAAATGGTTTTAAGCAATTGATTTATGTAAAATAGCATTAAAGAATAATAAAAAATAAACTCATAGGAGGTAATATCAATGAGAGTTGTTTTAGATGCTAAAGATTTAAAGAAGGTATACGGCTCAAAAGGAAATGTTTATACTGCACTTCGTGGAATAAGCTTACAAATAAGAGAAGGAGAATTTGTCGGTATAATGGGACCATCTGGAGCAGGAAAGAGTACTCTTTTAAATATAATATCAACTATAGATAGTCCAACATCAGGTACTATAACTATAAATGGAGAGAATATATTAAAATTTAATGAAGAAAAATTATCTTTATTTAGAAGAGATAATTTAGGTTTTATATTTCAAGATTTTAATTTGCTTGATACTCTAACTGTTAAAGAAAATATATTACTTCCATTAGCTCTTGCTAAGGTAAATCCAAAAACAATTGAGAGAAAGGTAACTGAAATAGCAAATAACTTAGGAATAGCTGATATATTAAACAAATATCCATATGAGATTTCAGGTGGACAAAAGCAAAGAACAGCATCTGCTAGAGCGATTATTAATGAGCCTAAGCTTATACTTGCTGATGAACCTACTGGAGCTCTTGATTCTAAATCATCAGCAGAGCTGTTACAAGCTTTAAGTGATCTAAATGAAAAAAATAAAGCTACTATAATGATGGTAACACATGATGCTTTTGCAGCAAGCTATTGCAAGAGGATATTATTTATAAAAGATGGGACATTATTTACAGAGCTTGTAAAAGGAGAAAGCAGGAAGGAATTTTTCAATAAAATACTTGATGTTTTAGCAGTTTTGGGAGGGAATAGCAATGACCTTATTTAATATTTGTATTAAAAATATAAAGAGAAATTTTCGAAATTATTTTATATATTTTATGTCAATAGTATTTAATGTAATTATATATTTTACATTTGTTTCTATTAGATTTAATGAACAAATTTTAAAATTTCTTGAAGGAGAATATAAAATTTTAGTATTGTTTAAATTTTCATCTATATTGATAGCTATATTTTCATTGATTTTTATATGGTATTCAACTTCTTTTTTTATGAAGAAAAGGAAAAAAGAAATAGGTATTTATTCGTTGTTGGGAGTTAAGAAAAAGCAAATCGGAAAAATGTTATTTTATGAAAATGTAATAATGGGAATAATGGCTTTAGGTATAGGTCTATTGCTAGGAAGTATATTTTGTAAGCTATTTATAATGATATTGTTTAAATTTATGAATTTTTTAGTAGAAGTAAAATTTACAGTGAGCTTTGATGCAGTTTTAAATACTATTGTTACTTTTGGAGTGTTATTTTTGATTACATCTGTATATGGATATACAATAATTTATAAATTTAGTCTTATTGAACTTTTTAAAGCAGAAAATATTGCAGAAAAAGAGCCTAAATCATCAGTAATTATGGCTTTGATTTCAATATTAATTATAGGAGTAGGTTATGTAGTAGGACTTAATGTTACAACAAAAACTTTTTTAGTGAGTACAGGTACTGTTCTTGTAACATCTGTTGTTGGAACATTTATGTTTTTTAATTATTTTTTAATTTTTGCTATGAAGGTATTAAAGAAAAATAAAAGGAGATATTATAAAGGAATTAATATAATAGGGATAAATCAGATTGTATATAGAATAAAAAGTAATTCAAGAACACTTTCTATAATAGCTATACTCAGCGCAGTTACATTGACATCTATAGGAATAACATATACTTTATATTATACTGTATCAAAGGAAAATTCTATTTCACATCCTTTTTCATATTCATACATTACTAATAGTGAGATTATAGATGAAAAAGTTGAAAATATTATAGCTAAATATCCAAAAAATAAATTGATAGATTCAGTAGAAGAAGAATTTATTAAAGTTTATGCAAAGGTTAATGACAATAAATCAGGAAAAGCTTATTTAATATCAGAAAGTAAATTCAATAAAATCGCTAAAATAAGAGGTTTAAAAGATAGAATACATTTAGGCAATGATAATGAAGTTGTATTATTAAAATATTATAGATCTAAAGAAAAAATTGCTACAGGAAAATTGGTAGAGTTGTTATCAGAAAATAAAAAGCAAGAATTTAAAGTTGTAGATCATAAGCAGTATTATGCTATGAATAGATATAAAATCGAATCGACTTTTGTTGTTAAAGATAATATTTATAACAAATTTTATGATAAAAGCAATATTGATAGAATAAAGGGATATAAGGTCAAAAATGAATTAGACAGTAAAGAATTGACAAAGGAGATTATAAAAGCTGTGCCAGCTGATGTTGAGTTGAGTTATTGTTTAGAAAGCATAAGTGCTTTGATACTTATGGGAATGCTTTTATTTATCGGAGTTTTCTTAGGATTAGTATTTTTGATTGCTAGTGGTAGTGTTATTTATTTTAAACAGTTAACAGAGGCTAATGAGGAAAAGGGAAGATACTTAATATTAAAGAATATAGGAGTTAGTAAGAAGGAAATAAAAGTATCTATTGCAAAGCAAATGGGTGTAATATTTGGGCTTCCATTGACTGTAGGAATAGCACATAGTTTAGTTGCTATTGTTATGAATTATAAATTATTTAATCTTAATATGATAAGCCCTGCAATTTTAACTATAGGTGGCTATATACTAATTTATTTGGGATATTATTTATTGACAATAAATTCATATAATAAAATTGTAAATTCAAAAACTGTCTAATAATAGGCAGTTTTTTATCGATTTAAGGTATAATATAATTAGATTATTATATATTGATGGAGGATTAATATGTTTAAAATTATGATAGTTGAAGATGATTTGAAAATAGCACAGATTGTAAAGGAAAATTTGATAAAATGGTCTTTTGATGTCGAAGTTGTAGAAGATTTTTCTGATGTTTTGAATATTTTTAGCAAGTATAAACCTCATTTAATATTGATGGATATTAATCTTCCTTTATATGATGGGTTTTACTGGTGTTCTCAAATAAGAAAATTATCAAAGGTACCTATAATTTTTATATCTTCTAGAAATACAAATATGGATATTATTATGGCTATTAATATGGGTGGAGATGATTTTATCAATAAACCTTTTTCGATAGATGTTTTAGTTGCAAAAATTAATGCTGTACTTAGAAGGACGTATTCTTATATGGATGCAGAAAGTGATATTGTAGAGTATAAGGATGTTTTTTTAAATATAAAGGATAATTGTATTTTGTATAAAGGAAGACAAATTGAACTTACTAGAAATGAATTTAAAATTATATATATATTAATGAAAAATGCAGGTAGTGTTGTAAGTAGAGAAAAGATCATGAAAAGTTTATGGGAAGATGAAAGCTTCGTAGATGATAATACATTAACTGTAAATATTAATAGGCTTAGAAAAAAGCTTGAAGAAATAGGGATTGAGGATTTTATTAAAACTAAAAAAGGTAAAGGTTATATTATAATATAGGTAAGTAAAAATACTTTATTTTATAAATAGCAGAAATATAAAATAACTTATAAAAATCAAAAATAGAGCCCAAAAGGGCTCTATAAGCTGAGTGATAAGAGTTGTATCTTTTATTAACAGTTGTATCCTCTACCGAAGTATGGACAGCAGAACAATACTACTAGCAACAAGAAGAAAAACAATAAACTGCTATCACAGCCACCAAAGATTCCACCAATTCCACCACATTGAGCATCTGCCATAATATTATGCCTCCTTTATGATAATCATTTCAAATTCTTTTCTTTTGTTCTAATACAAAGTATGTAAGTTACAAGCTATATGTTCCAAAATTTTGAAGGACTATTCATTCAAATATGGAATAACAAATAATAGCATTGATGTTGTGGGATAAATGAACACTTAAAAAAGGTTATCATATTCTAATAGATAGGAGGAGTTTGTTATGGTTATAAGTATAGATCAAAGTAAATGCAGTAGGTGTAGAATGTGTATTGAAATATGTCCAGTTGGTGCTATTGAAGAAAAGGATTTGATAATGGTAGATATGTTT includes:
- a CDS encoding TlpA disulfide reductase family protein; amino-acid sequence: MEEMPEVQALYTEMKEQGVNVIGIVADGIDNEIVVLDVLRKSDVTFKNIIPNDKFVDDFLNKINAVPTTIFVNSNGEIIGEPVIGSRDKEGYKEIIEEALKNVK
- a CDS encoding 4Fe-4S binding protein; this encodes MVISIDQSKCSRCRMCIEICPVGAIEEKDLIMVDMFRCIKCRSCVVACPSKAIVIK
- a CDS encoding sensor histidine kinase, with amino-acid sequence MNFKKYILDKKYLILFYIILMTFISLVIYLDITVKVSINNILYINFVSIVLLLFYLIGEYLVYKRYYEDINYILKNRKEDIINCLPNPNNYVHSLYNELLINIYNQQNEKIDKLHEEKKENLEFMTSWVHEIKTPISVSRLIIENSMSKSKEEILDSLEEEIDKIENYVEQALYYSRLDDFSKDYLINEINIEKVVKEVIKKHAKTFINKRIKINIEDINMSVNTDKKWLIFIINQIIDNSLKYTSEDGYIKINIEKDGKEKRLVIEDNGIGIKKEDISRIFDRGFTGYNGRKSYKSTGMGLYLSKRLAIKLGHDITVESKFKEYTKVIIHFPKLIDYFTVTKS
- a CDS encoding RluA family pseudouridine synthase; the encoded protein is MKREESEIRSDVLTFYVDEEHSGLSLKEVLYDQMRLSSRLVRKAKRKKNIRVNGNRISFHAILRRGDIVEVIMEEEPNQFEPEDIPVEVVYEDVDLLIVNKQPGIVVHPTRRHPTGTMANALINYMIKKGESFKIRFVNRLDRDTSGLIIIAKNPYAQQELSKQMQENKVEKIYLSVVKGVIKEHKGTIDEPIGRPDPDNIQRKVYAQGQPSITHYEVIDRLDDATVIRVKLETGRTHQIRVHMSHIGYPLIGDELYGYVDEKLIKRQALHAEKLIFYQPRTNELIEVTAPIPKDIKQLIEKLR
- a CDS encoding ABC transporter ATP-binding protein; its protein translation is MRVVLDAKDLKKVYGSKGNVYTALRGISLQIREGEFVGIMGPSGAGKSTLLNIISTIDSPTSGTITINGENILKFNEEKLSLFRRDNLGFIFQDFNLLDTLTVKENILLPLALAKVNPKTIERKVTEIANNLGIADILNKYPYEISGGQKQRTASARAIINEPKLILADEPTGALDSKSSAELLQALSDLNEKNKATIMMVTHDAFAASYCKRILFIKDGTLFTELVKGESRKEFFNKILDVLAVLGGNSNDLI
- a CDS encoding response regulator transcription factor, producing the protein MFKIMIVEDDLKIAQIVKENLIKWSFDVEVVEDFSDVLNIFSKYKPHLILMDINLPLYDGFYWCSQIRKLSKVPIIFISSRNTNMDIIMAINMGGDDFINKPFSIDVLVAKINAVLRRTYSYMDAESDIVEYKDVFLNIKDNCILYKGRQIELTRNEFKIIYILMKNAGSVVSREKIMKSLWEDESFVDDNTLTVNINRLRKKLEEIGIEDFIKTKKGKGYIII
- a CDS encoding RNA-guided endonuclease InsQ/TnpB family protein; the protein is MGFKKKNENSIVLCKKIQIHPTKEQIADIERDSFLCKLLYNTYLAQRKEYYTCYNKNMKMTEQRSQIKLLREQNTDYAKVYAKYLHAVCMDLAVDYDNCVKKRSRGEKTRLPRYKDKDYFYPLKTPKQYVKIKEDRIKLGFYEIKVDVNEIPTNYGEVWIIKVRNKYLISVSYEVNKKENNKSNILAIDLGISKFATGINQNGEVIEIINPRYDKYWNKKIDEVRSMRDTKKKGSGRYKKLTKALKRLYEKRKKQQEHFIHTITKYLVLNNKELILGDLSQEQMIKKSNLTKLNRSIKENWGLGKFKTFLTYKAKLHDVKVVYINEAYTSKTCSNCGNRKSMELSKRVYKCTCGMTLDRDINSSINIFNKHNKNKTLNYKNINQVTTLHFHFGKLVA
- a CDS encoding 4Fe-4S binding protein — protein: MKRRLVQIMTSIGINGYFKGFLKGSIYKGDLKKICVPGLNCYSCPGALGSCPIGSLQAIISDIKYKFSFYVVGFLMLIGGLLGRFVCGWLCPFGFIEELLYKIPSPKFKVSKNLQKLKYLKYVILIVFVILLPMLWVDDIGIGSPTFCKYICPVGTIEGGIPLVILNESLRSAVGFLFAWKLTLLIVIVILSIVVFRPFCRFICPLGAIYSLFNPISIYRLNIDLNKCTQCGACSKKCKLDIEVYKNPNSLECIRCGECIDSCPHNAIKSQFSLKNR
- a CDS encoding CD1871A family CXXC motif-containing protein, coding for MKNRIREMIFIVGAIFIGVGIYRGEVGRVFIKAINICLECIGIG
- a CDS encoding ABC transporter permease, which produces MTLFNICIKNIKRNFRNYFIYFMSIVFNVIIYFTFVSIRFNEQILKFLEGEYKILVLFKFSSILIAIFSLIFIWYSTSFFMKKRKKEIGIYSLLGVKKKQIGKMLFYENVIMGIMALGIGLLLGSIFCKLFIMILFKFMNFLVEVKFTVSFDAVLNTIVTFGVLFLITSVYGYTIIYKFSLIELFKAENIAEKEPKSSVIMALISILIIGVGYVVGLNVTTKTFLVSTGTVLVTSVVGTFMFFNYFLIFAMKVLKKNKRRYYKGINIIGINQIVYRIKSNSRTLSIIAILSAVTLTSIGITYTLYYTVSKENSISHPFSYSYITNSEIIDEKVENIIAKYPKNKLIDSVEEEFIKVYAKVNDNKSGKAYLISESKFNKIAKIRGLKDRIHLGNDNEVVLLKYYRSKEKIATGKLVELLSENKKQEFKVVDHKQYYAMNRYKIESTFVVKDNIYNKFYDKSNIDRIKGYKVKNELDSKELTKEIIKAVPADVELSYCLESISALILMGMLLFIGVFLGLVFLIASGSVIYFKQLTEANEEKGRYLILKNIGVSKKEIKVSIAKQMGVIFGLPLTVGIAHSLVAIVMNYKLFNLNMISPAILTIGGYILIYLGYYLLTINSYNKIVNSKTV